From a region of the Tursiops truncatus isolate mTurTru1 chromosome 13, mTurTru1.mat.Y, whole genome shotgun sequence genome:
- the LOC109552611 gene encoding 2'-5'-oligoadenylate synthase 1-like isoform X3 has translation MMELSDTPAKYLDKFIEDHLLPDENFYTQVNEAIHIICSFLKERCFQGAPDPVRVSKVVKGGSSGKGTTLRGRSDADLVVFLTNLESFQEQLQRRGEFIKEIRRQLEACQREKIFEVKFEVQKQQWENPRALSFELRSRELQEWVEFDVLPAFDALGQVTKDYRPDPQVYVRLIQECKSLGKEGEFSPCFTELQRAFLKECPTKLKSLIRLVKHWYQMACDSGPG, from the exons ATGATGGAGCTCAGTGATACCCCGGCCAAGTATCTAGACAAGTTCATCGAAGACCACCTCCTGCCAGACGAGAATTTCTACACACAGGTCAATGAAGCCATCCACATCATCTGCAGTTTCCTGAAGGAGAGGTGTTTCCAAGGGGCCCCCGACCCTGTTCGGGTATCCAAAGTTGTGAAG GGTGGCTCCTCAGGCAAAGGCACGACCCTCAGGGGCCGATCAGATGCTGACCTCGTCGTCTTCCTCACCAATCTTGAAAGTTTTCAGGAACAACTTCAGCGCCGAGGAGAATTCATCAAGGAAATTAGGAGACAGCTGGAAGCCTgtcaaagggagaaaatatttgaagtgaagTTTGAGGTCCAGAAACAGCAATGGGAGAATCCCCGTGCTCTCAGCTTCGAGCTTAGATCCCGTGAGCTCCAGGAGTGGGTGGAGTTTGATGTCCTGCCCGCTTTTGATGCCCTGG GTCAGGTGACCAAAGACTACAGGCCTGACCCTCAAGTCTACGTCCGGCTTATCCAAGAGTGCAAGTCCCTGGGGAAAGAGGGCGAGTTCTCCCCCTGCTTCACGGAGCTGCAGCGAGCCTTCCTGAAGGAGTGTCCAACCAAGCTGAAGAGCCTCATCCGCCTTGTGAAGCACTGGTACCAAATG